The nucleotide sequence AAATTCactataaattatttttatttttattttttaccctTAAAAAGATAATGGTGAATAGCTTGGTTTATTTCTATACATGAAATATCTCATAATGTAAATAAGCTAGGGGTGAACAAAAGAAAGGTTAGGACTAAACCAAGTTATTACGGTTAGGACTAAACCAAGTTATTACACCAATCTCACCCCCAATGTATTAGAAAGAGGATTCTCTCATTCAATATAAGCTCATATAAAAAACTGGATAATTTTTTAGTTGTAAAGATTCAGATCTAGAACGTTTAAGTTTATAGCTCAATCGATACTCATTCATTTACTACTAAGCCACTATTTGGGGGCTTCAGGTCTGTTGTCCCATTTTGTGTCTCTTTTGTGTCTCTTTGCTAATATTTTGACACATCTCCTAACTTCACTATAGATAACTCTAGTAactatttttatttaacaaCGTTCTCTTTTACATCCAAGTTCTAATTGCCATAATCtacaaatttattaattaaaatactgtttgtattaaaaaatgccAAAGTCCATGAAATACTTTTTTCAAATTTCGCTAAACCTTATAAAAACTTACATTTAGTTATTTGTAATCATGTTTATGGCACTACTTCATATGAATTTTGTTCTCCCTAAATATATATCGATGTAGGATGAAAAATACTCAAAAGTTTAATATAAAGATACATAATGCATCAATGGTTTAGGATCATCAAGGTCGTGTATGAGCAATGATTGTAGTATTTCTTAAAGAGTACTATGATTACGAATTCCAAATTAGTTTACCAATTTAATTCCTAAATAACATGCCCTCCCCACCATCAGCTCTATCCTCACCCGTTTGATCGACTCTGAGCCCAACCACATGCCCTCCCCAACCTACATCACTCGGTTCCGCGACTGTACAATAGGTATCATCGCCCGCCAGGACTCCATCAACTGGATCCTAAATGTCCACGCCCACCACCGCTTTTCTCCCCTCACCGCCTTCCTCTCCGTCAACTACTTCGACCGCTTCCTCTCCTCCCACTCTCTCCCGGTAACACttttccagaaaaaaaaaaacgaaaagaaaagCATTTTCGAATGCTGACGTGTCTGATCCTTGACTTTTTAATACATTTCATGTTTTGTTGCAGCGACATAGCGGGTCGTGGCCGTCTAAGAAGCTGCTGTCCGTCGCGTGTTTGTCTTTAGCCGCTAAAATGGGGGAGCCAAAGGTCCAGTTCATCCTGGACCTCCAAATCTTCGAGCCCAAGTTTGTCTTCGACCCCAAAACGGTCCAGCGGATGGAGCTCCGGGTCATGTGGATTCTCAATTGGAGGCTCCGATCCATCACCCCCTTCGATTTCCTCCACCATTTTGTCTCCGACCTCTCCTCTTcgtcctcctctctcctctcagCCTCCTCCGATTTAGTTCTCAGCACCATTCGTGGTATTTTAACTGATTCACTACCCGATTAATAAAACCCAttcattttatttagttttctggATTTTCGGCGTTTAAGTTGGGTTTTTGATGTTTTCTCAGTGATTGGCTTCTTGGGTTTCTCTCCATCGACGATTGCGGGGGCGGCTGTGCTCTGCGCCGCCGGTTTAAGCGTCGATTTTGTGGCCGATGGAGATCGCCAAGGGGCGCCGTTTTTCTACGAGAGAGTGAACAAAGTATAGTATTTGCCGGgaattggatcccatccggatccatTTTGTGGGAATTGTAGGTAACTCTACATCTTAACAATTcagattataaattatttaatttttttatttaaaattaaacataaatagtaacGGATGAAAATTAATCATATAATATACAATGAATAATTAAAATGTAGATATCTCAAGGATTCCAGTGGATTTGCACAGGATCCTCCTCATATCTGAAGCGGGTGTAGGAAGCTTGCAAAATTTACCTTCTAGACAGCTTTGACACATTACAGGACTAGAGGTTTTAGGGAATACAACATTGGATTTATGCAGCATGTGAGACACTACAGAATTAGACGGATGTCCTAGTCTATTATGCCAGGTGATGTGGTTAACAAACTGACCAAGAAGAGCTTTATTATGAACCAGGCCTTGAGAAGCTGGAGGACAAACATTGGCGAGGGAAGAGATGGGGTATAGACCATTACTGCACAGTCTTTTGTAGAGGATCATCCTTGTGGCCTTGTCCTGGATCCAAAAACAGAAGGCATCAAAGATAAGCCAACAGTTATTGTCTAAGCAGAGTTTGTGAACTGATAACAAATTCTGTGATACTTTAGGCACATATAAAACAGAATTCAACTTGATCGCCATAGGATGTGTGGCTGAGATTTTACCATGTGTATGAATATTAGAGAGGCAGTTAGTTAGTTAAGTTGTTAGAGATAGTGAGAAGTGTATATATATTGATATGTGTACTTGTATGGTTGTTAAGAAAGTAAATATACAAGAGTTTTCattttctctatctctctctctaaattctctgAATCTCTTCTCTATCTTACTACATTTCTGTAGgtttacatggtatcaatcgccatGAAAGCTCACGCTTGATCTCGATCTTCGTCTTCCGCTGCTCTGATACTTCGATCGATCTTGGTGTTCTTGCTTCTTATTTCTGGTTCTTGATCGGTTTTACTTCGTCTGCTCTTTACTCTAGGGTTTTCTTCGTCCCTAAGGCTCTGCAACTGTGATTTCGGTTGCGACTTCGTCTTCTCCACTTTGTGCACTCCAGGTGTTTGTTGTGTGTTCTCAGTGATTTTTTCTGCCAAATTACAGCCGGCATATAGCAACAATGGTAACTGCTTCTCAATTACAGCTTCTTCAATCACCAATAACTGCATTGGTTTCTTCGATCTCTACTTCGATGAATGTTAAACTGGATGATTCGAATTATCTAAATTGGCATTTTCAAATGAAATTACTGCTTGAAAGTAATGGAATCCTAGGGTTTGTTGATGGCTCGCATCCCTGTCCTGTTCGATTTACATCTCCATTTGGAGAATCTGGTACCAATTCATCCCATTCATCATCGTCCTCTGTTAATGATGAGTATCTAGTTTGGATGATGCATGATAAAGCCCTGATGCAATTAATTACTGCGTCGTTGAGCCCGGTGGCTATGTCCTGTGCTATTGGAAGCACTAGTTCACGGGATCTCTGGATTCGATTACAAGAACAATTTTCCATTGTCTCAAAGACTAGCATATTTCAGATGAAATCGAATATGCAAACAATTAGAAAGGGCTTTGATTCTATTACTCAGTATTTACAGAAGATAAAAGAAGCTAGAGATTATCTTTCTGCTGCTGGGGTTTTGTTTCTTGATGAAGACATCGTTATACTTGCATTGAATGGCTTACCAGCAGAGTACAATACATTCCGGACTGTGATAAGGAGGCGTGAAAGTGTCATATCTTTGAAAGAATTTCGAACACAGTTGCTTGCTGAAGAAGCCATTCTCGAGTCCTCTGTTAATGCACCGTTTATGATAGCCATGGTTGCTAATGCTTCACCTCAGCGAGGGCCACCTCAATCTGGTTTTGTATCTGGTGGTTTCAAGCAGTTCACTGCCaataagaacaagggcaaaggtcGATTTAATCAACACTCCAGAGGTTTTTCCCCTAGACAGTACATGCCTACTCAAACTCATGTGCTTCAAACTCCAAGTCTTGGTATACTTGGTCAGTTTCCATATACGCAGCAGCCTATTCCTTCTGCGCCACCTGAGAAGCCaagatgtcaaatttgtggGAGGTTCAATCACAATACTTGGTTTTGCTTCTATAATGAGAAGGGTCCCAATTATATTGGTGGAGCTCACTTGACTTCCTCTCCAATGTCTTCATATTCACAGCAAGGGTATCAATTTTCTCCGGTTGATGCTTATGCACAACACATGCCTCACTCACCGTTTCCTGGACAACAAGCTCCATCCCAGGTTCCATTACATGCCTATCATACTATGGTTTCACAACCAAATCCGTCACATGCGTCTCCATCTCCTTCCCAAGTGTGGATCACGGACTCTGGCGCAACCAATCATATGACTGTCGATCTCTCCACCTTATCTCTGGCTTCTCCGTATCCCACTACTGAGGTTATTCAGACCgccaatggtgaaggtttgcatGTATCTCATATTGGTAACGCTGTTATCAAGCCTTCCATACATCCTATCAAGTTGAATTCTGTTTTATATGTGCCTAAAGTATCATAGAATTTGTTATCAGTTCACAAACTCTGCTTAGACAATAACTGTTGGCTTATCTTTGATGCCTTCTGTTTTTGGATCCAGGACAAGGCCACAGGGATGATCCTCTACAAAGGACTGTGCAGTAATGGTCTATACCCCATCTCTTCCCTCGCCAATGTTTGTCCTCCAGCTTTTCAAGGCCTGGTTCATAATAAAGCTCTTCTTGGTCAGTTTGTTAACCACATCACCTGGCATAATAGACTAGGACATCCGTCTAATTCTGTAGTGTCTCACATGCTGCATAAATCCAATGTTGTATTCCCTAAAACCTCTAGTCCTGTAATGTGTCAAAGCTGTCTAGAAGGTAAATTTTGCAAGCTTCCTTTTTCACCAAGTGTCAATAAATCCGTCATTCCTTTTGAAGTGGTGCATAGTGATCTTTGGGGTCCTGCACCTTGTGTGTctgtggatggatataggtactATGTTACCtttattgatgaatgtaccaaGTACTTTTGGATATTTCCCTTGGTGAATAAATCAGATCTTTGTGCTACCTTTATTGGTTTCTATGCTTATGTTCTCACTCAATTTTCTGCAAAAGTACGAATAttgcaaagtgatggtggtggtgagtaCATAAGTAAACCCCTTCAGTCATTCCTTCTACACAAAGGCATTTTACACCAAAAATCCTGTCCTTACACTCCAGAACAAAATGCCATGGCTGAACGAAAACACAGACATGTTATTGAAACAGCAATCACATTACTTCAAATAGCTCACCTACCCTCTAAGTTTTGGTCTTTTGCATGTCAAACATCCATCTATCTTATTAATCGGATGCCTACACCCAATTTATCCAATAAATCTCCCTTTGAAGTCCTGTATGGTGCAGTTCCAGTGCTTCAACACTTAAGAACCTTTGGTTGTGCTTGTTACCTTCTTCTTAGACCATATAACACAACCAAACTTCaaccaaaaacaacaaaatgcaTATTTTTGGGTTATGCATCCAGGTATAAAGGGTTCATATGTTATGCAGTTTCTCAACACCGGTTTTTTATTTCTAGACATGTTGTGTTCAGTGAACATGATTTTCCTTATAAAGACTTATTGGCACATACCAATTCCAAATCATCATGTTCTTTGCCTTTTGATACTCCACTTTCTCCTCCTATAGTTACACCACAAAATGTTGTCACAATCATGCCTCCAGATCCTCATACCAGTCATTCTTTGTCTAATTCTCCAAGTCCTACTCCATCACCAACCACACAGCAACCTTCTCAGTCCATTACTGGTGCAGTCTTTGACAACAATAGCCCTGTGGTACTTGATCATAGTCCTGACACACTTCAGGTGGTTACTTCCATACCACCTCTCAATCTCCATCCTATGCAAACTCGGAGTAAAAATGGTATCAGTAAGAAAAAGGTGTTTATGTCTGCCCTTGCTGCTTCTAAGGATGTGGATTTGTCCTTCTGTGAACCTTCAACATATAAATCAGCCCTTAAAAGTTCAGTTTGGTTTCAAGCCATGCAAGAAGAGATTAGTGCATTACATGGTCAAGGAACATGGAGTTTGGTTCCCTTACCAGTTCATAAGAATCTAGTAGGgtgcaaatgggtcttcaaaatAAAGAGGCATTCAGATGGGTCAATTGCAAGGCATAAGGCTAGGTTGGTTGCTAAAGGATTCAGTCAAGAACCTGGTATTGATTACAGTGACACATTTAGTCCTGTTGTTAAACTCACCACTGTCCGAATTGTTCTAGCACTTACTGCTCACTTCAAGTGGTCTCTTCGCCAACTTGATGTCAAGAATGCCTTCTTACATGGCATTCTTCAAGAGGAGGTATACATGGCTCAGCCACCTGGCTTTGAGGATCCATCTAATCCTTCCTTGGTGTGTAAATTGCACAAATCTCTTTATGGATTGAAGCAGGCCCCACGGGCATGGAATGATCGCTTTACTACTCTTTTGCCTACATTGGGATTTTGCACTACTTACTCTGATTCTTCCTTATTTGTGAAAACTGTTGGATCTCACATTGTGATATTAttgttatatgttgatgatattatcaTCACAGGGAGTGCCACCACTCAGATACATCAAGTGATCGCTGCTTTAACCTCCGAGTTCGATATCAAGGACTTAGGTCCTCTTCACTTCTTCTTAGGGATTCAAATCTCTCAGACTTCCAATGGTCTTTTTTTGTCACAACAAAAGTATATTCAGGAGTTGCTTGTTAAGACAGATATGATTGAATCCAAGGCATGTGATACACCCTGTCTCCCCTACAACAGGCTGTTAAAAGATGATGGTGAGCCTTATTCTAATCCATCCTTATATCGGAGTATGGTTGGAGCTCTGCAGTATCTTACATCCACAAGGCCCGACATTGCCTTTTCTGTGCATCAAGTGTCTCAGTTTATGCAGAATTCGATGGCATCCCATTTCACTACTGTAAAAAGGATTTTGAGATATCTGCATGGCACCATGGATGTTGGTATCTCTTATTCCCGTGGAGATTTGGCATTACATGCCTTTAGTGATGCGGATTGGGCAGGTGATCCCAATGATCGCCGTTCTACATCCGGCCAGGTTGTGTTCTTAGGAAATAATCCTATTTCTTGGTCTTCCAAGAAGCAACAAACTGTCTCAAGGTCCTCCACTGAGGCTGAGTATCGGGCCTTATCTTCTACAGCCGCCGAGCTTGATTGGGTTCAACAAATTCTTGCCTTTCTTCACCTTCCAATCTCTGCCCCTCCTGtgttattttgtgataatcttTCCACTATCGCATTGTCCTTTAATCCGGTGCAACATCAACGCACCAAACACATTGAAATTGATATCCATTTTGTTCGGGAGAGAGTAGCTACACACAAGCTTCTGGTGCAGTTTGTGTCCTCAAAGGAGCAATTTGCTGACATTTTCACAAAAGGCCTCAGTGCTCCTTTGTTTCGCTTTCATTGTACCAATCTTATGCTCGGACATTCGAGGCATAAGCTTGAGGGAGGATGATAGAGATATGATGTGTGGCTGAGATTTTACCATGTGTATGAATATTAGAGAGGCAGTTAGTTAGTTAAGTTGTTAGAGATAGTGAGAAGTGTATATATACTGATATGTGTACTTGTATGGTTGTTAAGAAAGTAAATATACAAGAgttttcattctctctctctctctaaattctctgAATCTCTTCTCTATCTTACTACATTTCTGTAGGTTTACAGTTTTTACAATTTATGATATTTTCTGGTTGTCTTatgaataattaatttttcGTTTTAGTCAAAATCGAAGAGTTGGGAAAACATAGAAACCTGTGAAGAGAAATCTCGCGGTAATATTTATTTTCTCATTTTTATTGGGGACAGGAAAGGGTGAGAAGCTGTCACCAACTCATGGAGGAGTACCTGCTCGACATGTGTCTGTGTCTCACCATAAACAGCCAAGTACCGGATCGGCGCCGTCGGCTCCAGCCAGTCCAATCGACGTTCTCGACGCGGCTGCCTGTTCAAGCTACGACACTCGGTCTGAAAATCCCGAATCTACCATCCAAGCAGAGTGGCCAACCAAGCGGCTCCGGGCAATTTTTAGGTACTGACTAGTCAGCATCCAATTTACTCACCATAATATGTGGCCCAATAAAATTGTAACACCTCTATTTGATTCTTTCTCAAACTCTTTACTATACTAACAACCAAACACCCACTTTCTCCTACCTTAATCCATGCGATGGCAAATGTGCAAATTCGAAGCCTTTCACCGGATCCCATCCCAGCCCCCTCCTCCAACCTTCATCCTCCGTCGAACCACTCTCGTCCCCAAACTATCTTCTCCATTGTCGCCATTCCTCTGCAAATCCGACCAAACCAGCACCTGACCCTCGATTAAACAAGATTTTCAACTAAATTTGGATACTGAATCTATTGACCAGAAAGAGAATAAGTCTAGAAATTACTAGGGAACTGTGAGATTTTCCACGGAGAGAGGCTGGTGGTGATAAGGTCAGATTCGATTTGGGCTATTATAAGCGAAAATGTTGGAGGAacgagtgtgtgtgtgtgctcgACGGAGGAGAAGGGGACTGGGGTTGAGATCTATGGTGGAGGAAGGAGAAAGTTTGTGTTTGGTTACAGTGATTTGAGAAAGTATAAATGAACACTTGTTACAATCTTATTTGGATACATATTATAGTGAGTGAATTGAGTAGTCAGTACCAAGTATTACCAGTCACACAAGTTCATGTGTATACACAGGTGTGGAATGGTCTCTGACGACATTGTTTGTTTATCACTAACCTTATTAAGCTCAAAAAATCGGACGATCACTGATTGGCTTGTTAATTatgttttgggtttttgaactttaattcttgaagaaaattaaaatttaataaaaatctggTATTACATTGGatattgattttagtttttttaatgtgtacttaattcaaattcatattatatttttgttttaatatttaataaatatcaTATTTAATGTCATcgcattaaattttaaatttgttattatatacattttaattcatgaattttatttaactttctcaaattagtgtacctaaacgtccgtatcataatatattttactaaattagtAGACCAAAATGTCCGTATCTAAATATATTGTATTGAATTAGTAGCAcaaaagaaaatatgcaaaaacataatTGCACCGAAAATTCCGTACCTAAATATATAATACTAAACTCACCCAAGTATAttatactaaactagtgtaccgaaatgtccgTACCTAAACATGTTATACTAATCTAGTGCACCGAAATGTTTGTACCTAAATATGTTGTAATTgattagtggcacataagaaaatatgcaaaaatataaGTACACCGAAAAATCTCTACGAAAATATTTTCATATATAAGACACTTACcataatgagaattaaaatttataatattttcatgcaatttaatttatgaacatcataaaattataaataaaaaagagagacaTTGAACATATATGCTGGCATTAAATAGAGTTTAaggactaaaatcaatttttaatcttgtataagacatttttctaaacttcatcttatttaaggattaaaatctaattttctATTATGTTTTTGTTCTATTGTATGTACTTTGGTGTTTGATTTTAGACTTGTTGAAACATTAGAGTTCAAACtgtaaaaattaataaaacttgTTAGAAACGAGGTAAGGGAGTCCGTGGAGGACCTTTATATttgtaattatatattaatgTGACATGAACTTTATGTGCATGACTATGTAATATACGTTATATATGTTTCAACTATATGGATACTTGATCATCATTTTATGAACTTAAAGAATATTGTTTGTTTGGAATATGTCTTAATGATAATCTTTTATCATTAACAACAATAATTTCATACCTTATGAGAGCATTGAGAATGTAGTAATAGAAGAATAAATCTCTACTTCCTTTGATATAAACCCCCACTTTTCCATGCAGAAATTGACAAGAAAAGAAGCTGAAACAccttttgtttttccaatttatttatttatttatttatttatagtttTAATGGCTTTGTGATTGGTAGATTAGTAGCATTGATGGATTTTTTAATCGAAAAATTGTTATATTTATGAAACTACACGAACATATCACAATCTCTTTTAGCAACCAAACCAATCAAAGACATTGAGTCACAAAACACAATGTACAATATTTCATTACAAATCACAAGCAAGAAAGACTACAATCTTATTTAAAATCAGTTATACAAAGTTACAAACTGTCTAGGTTATACTGTAAACTTTATgtggttatataattaaaacacaaacaaagagTTGACTGACATGATCGTGAAGCAATAGCCATTGAATACGAAGCAGAGATGATGTAGGATGCGGCAACATCAAAGTCTTCTACAAAGCACTTAGCCGGATACAACTACTTTATGGGAAGCATTTTTTGTGTATCTAGGGTTTGCAGGGACCTTAGTATTTATACCGGCTAAGGTATTAAGGTTTCGTCCATAAAGGAATCCTAAATCCCACTTCTTTAGCCTATTAGTTAGGTATCATAATCACATAAAATCAAGGACTCCATCAATTTTACTTGTATTACAAGACACCTAATATAATATTGATATCTTTAGGAAATCAAATCACAATATCTACATTaatctccaatattacattcctattatatGTTGTAGACCATTTAAGGTTGATTTACATCATAataaatccaacattctcccactggTCTACACATataatatttatgtttataCTTGAAATTGGAGATTAATGTCACTTTAATGGGCATGTAGTTGTGATAATATCTTATCCTTGATACAAGTTTCTGTCAAATAA is from Malus sylvestris chromosome 5, drMalSylv7.2, whole genome shotgun sequence and encodes:
- the LOC126620945 gene encoding cyclin-D1-1-like, with protein sequence MPSPTYITRFRDCTIGIIARQDSINWILNVHAHHRFSPLTAFLSVNYFDRFLSSHSLPRHSGSWPSKKLLSVACLSLAAKMGEPKVQFILDLQIFEPKFVFDPKTVQRMELRVMWILNWRLRSITPFDFLHHFVSDLSSSSSSLLSASSDLVLSTIRVIGFLGFSPSTIAGAAVLCAAGLSVDFVADGDRQGAPFFYERVNKV